A genomic segment from Conger conger chromosome 2, fConCon1.1, whole genome shotgun sequence encodes:
- the LOC133114655 gene encoding myeloid-associated differentiation marker-like protein 2 — translation MDKISFTPSALTSGRGILHIIEIVLCAVDSGLLSIYRHPSHTYWVWCMFTWVFCGIMTLIITIIEMFKIDLLLKFLNIMDWDDFATGMTLTMTLMVFSTAIIYPVFYICSRCFLAVAITIVTLVCLIVYIADAVKSKCATKGSYLCILPGFIKVLEAFVTCMIFISLTGYVGKPALYWCILVYIVPFPVTLLFILINILYPLKSCLCCDLKKFAFYILLVIVLLYISAAIIWPVYSFRGNPRPADCPGNFCIWNILFIVTFMTYVNLFLYILDCIFTKLGICGF, via the coding sequence atggATAAAATTTCCTTCACACCTTCGGCATTAACATCAGGCAGAGGGATACTGCATATTATTGAGAtcgtgctctgtgctgtggattCTGGCCTGCTCTCTATCTACAGGCATCCCAGTCACACCTATTGGGTTTGGTGCATGTTCACCTGGGTCTTCTGCGGTATCATGACACTGATCATTACCATTATTGAAATGTTCAAGATCGATCTGCTCTTAAAGTTTCTCAATATAATGGACTGGGATGATTTCGCCACCGGCATGACTCTGACCATGACCCTCATGGTCTTTTCCACAGCTATCATCTATCCTGTGTTCTACATTTGCTCTCGCTGCTTCTTGGCGGTGGCGATTACGATTGTGACTTTGGTGTGCCTCATCGTGTACATTGCAGATGCCGTGAAGAGTAAATGTGCAACCAAAGGCAGCTATCTTTGCATCCTGCCAGGCTTCATCAAGGTCCTGGAGGCCTTTGTGACCTGCATGATCTTCATCTCCCTCACTGGATATGTTGGAAAGCCAGCGCTCTACTGGTGCATTCTGGTATACATTGTCCCCTTTCCTGTGACTCTGCTGTTCATACTCATAAACATTCTTTACCCGTTGAAAAGCTGTTTATGCTGCGACTTGAAAAAGTTTGCATTTTACATACTTTTAGTGATAGTGCTGCTGTACATCAGTGCAGCCATCATCTGGCCCGTATACAGCTTCAGAGGCAATCCTCGTCCTGCCGACTGCCCTGGAAACTTCTGCATCTGGAACATCCTCTTCATAGTCACCTTCATGACATACGTCAATCTCTTTCTTTACATACTGGACTGCATTTTTACAAAGCTTGGGATATGTGGGTTTTAg
- the LOC133121634 gene encoding E3 ubiquitin-protein ligase CHIP-like, whose amino-acid sequence MAASPEKSASAQELKEQGNRLFLNRKYQEAAVYYSKAINRNPSVAVYYTNRALCYVKLQQHDKALADCKHALELDSQSVKAHFFLGQCHLEMENYDEAIGNLQRAYNLAKEQRLNFGDDIPSALRIAKKKRWNSIEEKRINQENELHAYLTKLILAEKERELEDYREKQEDGLEDNRSRNEMAKIQSKHDKYLSDMDELFSQVDEKRKKREIPDYLCGKISFELMREPCITPSGITYDRKDIEEHLQRVGHFDPVTRSPLTQDQLIPNLAMKEVIDAFILENGWVEDY is encoded by the exons ATGGCGGCCAGCCCCGAGAAGAGCGCCTCCGCTCAGGAGCTGAAGGAGCAGGGCAACCGCCTCTTCCTTAACCGCAAGTACCAGGAGGCTGCTGTCTACTACAGCAAAGCCATC aacCGGAACCCCTCTGTAGCAGTGTACTACACGAATCGGGCACTGTGCTATGTGAAGCTGCAGCAGCATGACAAGGCCTTGGCCGACTGCAAGCATGCACTcgagctggacagccaatctgTCAAGGCACACTTTTTTCTGGGACAGTGTCACCTGGAGATGGAAAACTATGATGAGGCCATTGGCAATCTGCAGCGAG CTTATAACCTGGCGAAGGAGCAGAGGTTGAATTTTGGCGACGACATCCCTAGTGCCCTCAGGATAGCCAAGAAGAAGCGCTGGAACAGCATCGAGGAGAAGCGCATTAACCAGGAGAACGAGCTGCATGCCTATCTGACCAAACTCATCCTGGCAGAGAAGGAGAG GGAGCTGGAAGATTACCGCGAGAAACAAGAGGACGGTTTGGAAGACAACAGGAGCAGGAATGAAATGGCGAAGATCCAATCAAAACAC GACAAGTACCTGTCGGACATGGATGAGCTGTTCTCCCAGGTGGACGAGAAAAGAAAG AAGCGCGAGATCCCAGACTACCTGTGCGGCAAGATCAGCTTTGAGCTGATGAGAGAGCCCTGCATCACCCCCAGCGGGATCACGTACGACCGCAAAGACATCGAGGAGCACCTACAG CGAGTTGGACACTTTGATCCCGTTACCCGGAGCCCGTTGACCCAAGACCAGCTGATCCCAAACCTGGCTATGAAGGAGGTGATAGACGCCTTCATCCTGGAGAACGGCTGGGTGGAGGACTATTGA